Proteins encoded within one genomic window of Glycine soja cultivar W05 chromosome 1, ASM419377v2, whole genome shotgun sequence:
- the LOC114419843 gene encoding uncharacterized protein LOC114419843, producing MSNYRSTESSIKNLEIQVGQLAKQTAERPTSIFGANTEKNPKEECKVVLTRSQRKAQGEKEKIEGDQKEEPPTPLKEPPYPLVPSKKNKECYFKRLFETFKGLEITMPFGEALQQMPLYTKFMKDILTKKGKYIDNESIMVGGNCSAVIQRKLPKKFKDPGSVTIPCTIGNKSVGKTLIHLRASINLMPLSMCRRIVNLKIDPTKMTLQLADRSITRPYRVVEDVLVKVRHFTFLVDFVIMDIEEDAEIPLILDRPFMLIANCVVDIRNGNLEISVDDQKVTFNLFKAIKYPEEDSRSFKVEEIDKEDVGALQTTQTSLEKALINVVDCLTNEEEKDLRACLEDLDHEENILVGGAIFEELKNGSPSEKTKAKLKILPNHLKYAFLE from the exons ATGTCCAACTACAGAAGCACAGAGTCATCCATCAAGAACCTGGAGATCCAAGTGGGACAATTAGCCAAGCAAACGGCTGAAAGACCCACTAGCATCTTTGGAGCTAACACAGAGAAGAACCCGAAGGAGGAATGCAAGGTAGTGTTGACTAGAAGCCAGAGGAAAGCAcaaggagagaaagagaaaattgaAGGAGACCA GAAAGAAGAGCCACCAACCCCTCTAAAGGAACCCCCATATCCTTTAGTGCCATCAAAGAAGAATAAGGAGTGTTACTTCAAGCGTTTATTTGAGACATTCAAAGGGTTGGAGATAACCATGCCATTTGGAGAAGCCttgcagcagatgccactctacacCAAATTCATGAAGGACATCCTCACCAAGAAGGGGAAGTACATTGACAATGAGAGCATTATGGTGGGAGGCAACTGCAGTGCGGTGATACAGAGGAAGCTGCCCAAGAAATTTAAAGACCCCGGGAGCGTGACAATCCCTTGCACGATAGGGAATAAGTCAGTAGGGAAGACTCTCATTCACTTAAGGGCAAGCATCAACTTGATGCCTCTGTCAATGTGTAGAAGAATTGTAAACCTGAAGATAGACCCTACCAAGATGACGCTCCAGCTCGCAGATCGATCAATCACAAGACCGTACAGGGTAGTAGAAGATGTCCTCGTCAAAGTCCGCCACTTTACTTTCCTGGTGGATTTTGTCATCATGGACATAGAAGAAGATGCGGAGATTCCTCTTATCTTAGACAGACCCTTCATGCTGATTGCCAACTGTGTAGTAGATATAAGGAATGGCAATCTAGAAATAAGCGTCGACGACCAAAAGGTAACCTTCAACCTTTTCAAAGCAATTAAATACCCAGAGGAAGATAGTAGATCCTTCAAGGTGGAGGAGATTGATAAAGAAGACGTTGGTGCTCTTCAAACCACGCAGACTTCACTGGAGAAAGCTTTGATCAATGTTGTGGATTGTCTAACCAATGAAGAGGAGAAGGATCTAAGGGCTTGCTTGGAAGACTTAGATCATGAAGAAAACATTCTTGTAGGGGGGGCCatttttgaagaattaaaaaatggGAGTCCATCTGAGAAGACCAAGGCAAAGCTGAAGATCTTACCCAACCACCTAAAGTATGCGTTCTTGGAATAG